The following proteins are co-located in the Enoplosus armatus isolate fEnoArm2 chromosome 10, fEnoArm2.hap1, whole genome shotgun sequence genome:
- the eif1ad gene encoding probable RNA-binding protein EIF1AD: MMSQATKRKHVVKEVLGDFVTPTENQQIVKVISSRGNNLHEAVTAQGETFLVSMPTKFRKNIWIKRGDYVIVDPIEEGEKVKAEISFILYKDHIQYLQKQQLWPEGFMEEPLEQDKTIKRQEKEEETEKKDEEEEVSDSEDDESDLFVNTNRCNYQYSESEEEEDSEEEDDGTEERTENGSAV, translated from the exons ATGATGTCTCAGGCAACCAAACGCAAACACGTTGTTAAGGAGGTCCTTGGAGACTTCGTCACGCCCACAGAAAACCAGCAGATTGTGAAG GTGATCAGTAGCCGTGGTAACAACCTCCATGAAGCTGTCACAGCCCAGGGTGAGACGTTCCTGGTGAGCATGCCCACCAAGTTCCGCAAAAACATCTGGATCAAGAGAG GTGACTATGTGATTGTGGATCCCAttgaggaaggagagaaggtgaAAGCAGAGATCAGCTTCATTCTCTACAAAGATCACATCCAGTACctacaaaaacagcagctgtg GCCAGAGGGCTTTATGGAGGAGCCGCTGGAGCAGGACAAGACAATCAAACggcaggaaaaggaagaggagacagagaagaaagacgaggaagaggaagttaGCGACTCTGAAGATGATGAGAGTGACCTCTTTGTAAACACCAACCGCTGCAACTACCAGTACAGcgaaagtgaggaggaggaggacagtgaggaAGAAGACGATGGCACAGAGGAAAGGACAGAGAATGGTTCAGCTGTGTGA
- the LOC139291536 gene encoding N-acetyllactosaminide beta-1,3-N-acetylglucosaminyltransferase 2 translates to MARCHIHWRKVLICVCTPCICLALLFGYITVMVCMTMNSSATPGSKVQSLQTAHFVASGTWRNKSFALLPKTFWDVQPHGDAFWNQLQLVIDHHFNPILRPNNIKRGFESRTFHESLLRQSFSEVTNLDSTRRNFDKLPQTIQEFVSHMQRRDYPTLIQPDGVCGAGAKDEKEPPLLLLAIKTTELNFKNRQAIRQTWGQAGWVAGHKSNSSGGEEGGGYIRRVFLLGKEDPKELGVDVSELLQMESQHYGDILQWDFKDTFFNLTLKDVLFWNWFSHFCSWTHFTFKGDDDVFVNTPKMVSYLQDQLKKPQAYKTIKDFMVGDVIGAAIPNRVNNSKYFIPDSFYKGLYPTYAGGGGVVYSGLLTKRLHNMSKRVHMFPIDDVYVGMCMVRLNAHPMHHPAFLTFDFPKKEKTKLCSYHTILLVHKRSPTEVVRLWADLKKTQTQCWDVPLRVADKKEIKPKL, encoded by the coding sequence ATGGCGCGGTGCCACATACACTGGCGTAAAGTGTTAATCTGTGTATGCACCCCATGCATCTGCCTGGCCCTGCTGTTCGGCTACATTACTGTCATGGTCTGTATGACCATGAACAGCTCGGCAACACCAGGGAGCAAGGTACAAAGCCTGCAAACTGCTCATTTCGTGGCCTCTGGAACTTGGAGAAACAAGAGCTTCGCCCTACTCCCTAAAACCTTCTGGGATGTTCAACCGCATGGGGATGCCTTTTGGAACCAGCTCCAGCTGGTCATCGACCACCATTTCAACCCCATCCTACGTCCCAACAACATCAAGAGGGGATTTGAAAGTAGAACCTTTCACGAGTCCCTACTGAGGCAAAGTTTCTCTGAAGTTACCAACCTAGACAGCACAAGGAGAAACTTTGACAAGCTACCACAGACGATTCAAGAGTTTGTGAGCCACATGCAAAGGAGGGATTACCCAACCCTCATCCAGCCAGATGGAGTATGTGGAGCTGGAGCAAAGGATGAGAAGGAGCCCCCACTGCTCCTCCTGGCCATTAAGACAACAGAGCTGAATTTCAAGAACCGGCAGGCCATTCGACAGACCTGGGGCCAGGCGGGATGGGTAGCAGGACATAAGAGCAACagcagtggaggagaagaaggcgGAGGATACATCCGCAGGGTGTTCCTGCTAGGTAAAGAAGACCCTAAGGAGCTGGGTGTGGATGTATCTGAGTTGCTGCAGATGGAGAGTCAACATTATGGAGACATTCTGCAGTGGGACTTCAAGGACACATTTTTCAACCTCACCTTGAAAGATGTGCTCTTCTGGAACTGGTTCTCACACTTCTGCAGTTGGACTCATTTCACCTTTAAGGGGGACGACGACGTCTTCGTCAACACCCCAAAAATGGTAAGCTACCTCCAGGATCAGCTAAAGAAGCCACAAGCATATAAGACCATAAAAGACTTCATGGTTGGAGATGTCATAGGTGCAGCCATACCCAACCGAGTCAACAATTCCAAGTACTTTATCCCAGACAGCTTCTACAAGGGCCTCTATCCTACATATGCAGGCGGTGGAGGGGTGGTGTACTCTGGCCTGTTGACCAAACGTCTACACAACATGTCGAAAAGGGTTCACATGTTTCCCATCGACGACGTTTATGTAGGGATGTGTATGGTGCGGCTGAACGCTCACCCCATGCACCACCCTGCCTTCCTCACGTTTGACTTTCCTAAAAAGGAAAAGACCAAGCTGTGTTCGTACCACACAATCCTACTGGTCCACAAACGAAGCCCCACCGAGGTAGTTAGACTGTGGGCCGACttaaaaaagacacagacacagtgttgGGATGTGCCCCTGAGAGTTGCAGACAAGAAGGAAATAAAGCCAAAACTGTAA